The Streptomyces sp. NBC_01244 genome contains a region encoding:
- a CDS encoding sensor histidine kinase — protein MTASKHTPDDGAPPPVRAPFDAVTWKEIAYLLSNLPAALIGFVFTVVMVATAGGLSVTAIGLPLLACGLFVSRQLGRLERARARDLLGVRVDEPTPMPGPGRSGGFFPWLWASLKDPVAWRTVLFELIRLPWAVATFTVALTGLFVLWPVLPWVVRGLANVDRAMVRGLLSPSDELERRIAELESDRGVVVDTAAADLRRIERDLHDGAQARLVALAMGLGLAKEKLLEDPEGAAAMVDEAHGEVKIALQELRDLARGIHPAVLTDRGLDAALSSVASRCLVPVKVAVDLPARPAEAIEGIAYFVVSELLQNVSKHAGPGARCAEVEVWRTGGSADGRLLIRVSDDGRGGADAAAGSGLAGLGERLGAVDGVLVVESPEGQGTVVTAELPWRERSSR, from the coding sequence ATGACCGCGAGCAAGCACACCCCCGACGACGGCGCTCCTCCTCCCGTCCGCGCACCCTTCGATGCCGTGACGTGGAAGGAAATCGCTTACCTGTTGAGCAATTTGCCCGCCGCCCTCATCGGGTTCGTCTTCACGGTGGTGATGGTGGCGACCGCGGGCGGTCTGTCGGTGACGGCGATCGGTCTTCCGCTGCTCGCATGCGGTCTGTTCGTGTCTCGCCAGTTGGGACGGCTGGAACGGGCGCGGGCCCGCGACCTCTTGGGCGTACGGGTCGACGAGCCGACGCCGATGCCCGGGCCGGGCCGGTCCGGCGGGTTCTTCCCCTGGCTGTGGGCGAGCCTCAAGGACCCGGTGGCGTGGCGGACCGTGCTGTTCGAGCTGATCCGGCTGCCGTGGGCGGTGGCCACCTTCACGGTGGCGCTGACCGGGCTCTTCGTGCTGTGGCCGGTGCTGCCGTGGGTGGTCCGCGGGCTCGCGAACGTGGACCGGGCGATGGTACGAGGCCTGCTGTCGCCCTCCGATGAACTGGAGCGGCGCATCGCCGAGCTGGAGTCCGACCGCGGTGTCGTGGTCGACACGGCGGCGGCGGACCTGCGGCGCATCGAGCGGGACCTGCACGACGGGGCGCAGGCCCGGCTGGTGGCGCTGGCGATGGGGCTGGGCCTGGCGAAGGAGAAGCTGCTGGAGGACCCCGAGGGGGCGGCGGCGATGGTGGACGAGGCGCACGGGGAAGTGAAGATCGCCCTCCAGGAGCTGCGGGACCTCGCGCGCGGGATCCACCCGGCGGTGCTGACCGACCGGGGACTGGACGCGGCCCTGTCCTCGGTGGCCTCGCGGTGCCTGGTCCCCGTGAAGGTGGCGGTGGATCTGCCGGCGCGGCCGGCGGAGGCGATCGAGGGGATCGCGTACTTCGTGGTCTCGGAGCTGCTGCAGAACGTGAGCAAGCACGCGGGGCCGGGGGCGCGGTGTGCGGAGGTCGAGGTGTGGCGCACGGGTGGCTCCGCCGACGGGCGGCTGCTGATCCGGGTGTCGGACGACGGGCGGGGCGGCGCGGATGCGGCCGCCGGGTCCGGGCTGGCGGGGCTGGGTGAGCGGCTCGGCGCGGTCGACGGCGTGCTGGTGGTGGAGTCGCCCGAGGGACAGGGGACCGTGGTCACGGCGGAGCTGCCGTGGCGGGAGCGGTCTTCTCGATAG
- a CDS encoding NADH-quinone oxidoreductase subunit A, with protein sequence MPEPTVSTVSVLAADYFRTYSVVGLLAALGVLFVAVAFGANRLLSPSVPTREKLLTYECGVDPVGEGWAHTQVRYYVYAFLYVIFAVDSIFLFPWATVFAAAGYGATTLVEMFIFLGFLAVGLLYAYKKGVLEWL encoded by the coding sequence GTGCCCGAACCAACGGTATCGACCGTATCCGTGCTCGCCGCGGACTACTTCCGGACGTATTCGGTCGTCGGCCTCCTGGCCGCGCTCGGTGTGCTCTTCGTGGCGGTGGCGTTCGGCGCCAACCGCCTGCTGAGCCCGTCCGTCCCGACCCGCGAGAAGCTGCTGACGTACGAGTGCGGCGTGGACCCGGTGGGCGAGGGCTGGGCGCACACCCAGGTCCGCTACTACGTCTACGCCTTCCTCTACGTCATCTTCGCCGTCGACTCGATCTTCCTCTTCCCCTGGGCGACGGTGTTCGCCGCCGCCGGTTACGGCGCCACGACGCTGGTGGAGATGTTCATCTTCCTCGGCTTCCTGGCCGTCGGCCTGCTCTACGCGTACAAGAAGGGCGTCCTCGAATGGCTGTGA
- a CDS encoding NADH-quinone oxidoreductase subunit B — MAVTPAGTPAVPSEPQLLPEPKRLGVLSRLAPEPMKVVLNWGRRYSLWVFNFGLACCAIEFIAASMARHDFIRLGVIPFAPGPRQADLMIVSGTVTDKMAPAVKRLYEQMPEPKYVISFGACSNCGGPYWDSYSVTKGVDQIIPVDVYVPGCPPRPEALLQGILKLQEKIARESLAERYANTAPPSPAQLTSGLITPPPAPTPAPGTDA, encoded by the coding sequence ATGGCTGTGACCCCGGCCGGTACCCCGGCCGTGCCGTCGGAGCCGCAGCTGCTCCCGGAGCCGAAGCGGCTGGGCGTCCTGTCCCGCCTCGCGCCCGAGCCCATGAAGGTGGTCCTCAACTGGGGCCGCCGCTACAGCCTGTGGGTCTTCAACTTCGGTCTCGCCTGCTGCGCGATCGAGTTCATCGCGGCGTCGATGGCCCGGCACGACTTCATCCGGCTCGGCGTCATCCCCTTCGCGCCCGGCCCGCGCCAGGCGGACCTCATGATCGTCTCCGGGACGGTGACGGACAAGATGGCCCCGGCCGTCAAGCGGCTGTACGAGCAGATGCCCGAGCCGAAGTACGTGATCTCCTTCGGCGCCTGCTCCAACTGCGGCGGCCCGTACTGGGACTCGTACTCGGTGACGAAGGGCGTCGACCAGATCATCCCGGTCGACGTCTACGTCCCCGGCTGCCCGCCCCGCCCCGAGGCGCTGCTGCAGGGCATCCTCAAGCTCCAGGAGAAGATCGCCCGCGAATCGCTCGCGGAGCGCTACGCGAACACGGCTCCGCCGTCCCCCGCGCAGCTCACCAGCGGCCTGATCACTCCTCCCCCCGCCCCCACGCCTGCTCCCGGGACGGACGCGTGA